In the Desulfobacterales bacterium genome, one interval contains:
- the murI gene encoding glutamate racemase, translating into MIGIFDSGVGGMTVARAVENILPHYRLVYFGDLARTPYGPKSPETIVNYSIQNTDFLLAHGAKLIIVACNSAASVAAATLRRQYTQPLFEVIAPAVTKAVTTTRSGRIGVIGTTATVRSGIYQQEIERRAPGYIVHSQACPLLVPLVEEGWLDKRETKMIVRRYLAPLRQKQVDTLVLGCTHYPLLKELIRRKAGGNRVTLVDSSIEVARTVRDFLEAHPEIDATLSRDGENRYFVSDITPAAHAIAENIFSRPINLIKV; encoded by the coding sequence ATGATCGGCATTTTCGATTCCGGGGTCGGCGGCATGACCGTGGCCCGGGCCGTGGAAAATATCCTTCCCCATTACCGGCTGGTCTATTTCGGTGACCTGGCCAGGACCCCCTACGGCCCGAAAAGTCCGGAAACGATCGTCAACTACTCGATCCAGAACACCGACTTTCTCCTGGCCCACGGCGCCAAGCTGATCATTGTCGCCTGCAACTCCGCCGCCAGCGTGGCCGCGGCCACCCTGCGCCGCCAATATACCCAGCCTCTCTTCGAGGTAATCGCCCCGGCGGTCACCAAGGCGGTCACCACCACCAGGTCGGGCAGAATCGGGGTCATCGGCACCACGGCCACCGTGAGAAGCGGAATCTATCAGCAGGAGATCGAACGCCGCGCACCCGGTTATATTGTCCATTCCCAGGCCTGCCCGCTGCTGGTCCCCCTGGTTGAGGAGGGCTGGCTGGACAAACGCGAGACCAAGATGATCGTGCGCCGTTATCTGGCGCCGCTTCGGCAGAAACAGGTGGACACCCTGGTGCTCGGCTGCACCCACTATCCGCTGCTCAAGGAGTTGATCCGGAGGAAGGCCGGCGGCAACAGGGTAACCCTGGTCGATTCCTCCATTGAGGTGGCCCGGACGGTCAGGGACTTTCTCGAGGCCCACCCGGAAATCGACGCAACCCTGAGCCGGGACGGGGAAAACCGCTACTTTGTCTCTGATATCACCCCGGCGGCCCATGCAATCGCTGAAAATATTTTCAGCCGGCCGATCAATTTGATCAAGGTATAG
- a CDS encoding MucR family transcriptional regulator, with translation MTKSLVEMAAGIIQSQCGTNNMTSEEIAASLQSTFKALLTLQAEEVQSGTDGESEAKPAVNISPARSIQKNKIICLECGQEFKMLSPKHLKSHELTGREYRIKHGFSIRQPLCARSLSERRKKAGKERGLPENLKKVIARRGKKGKTTRKKK, from the coding sequence ATGACAAAAAGTTTAGTGGAAATGGCAGCAGGCATAATTCAGTCCCAGTGCGGGACCAATAACATGACCTCCGAAGAAATAGCTGCATCCTTGCAAAGCACGTTTAAGGCCCTGCTTACATTACAGGCGGAAGAGGTCCAGAGCGGAACTGATGGCGAATCCGAGGCCAAGCCGGCAGTAAACATCAGCCCGGCCAGATCGATCCAGAAGAACAAGATAATCTGTCTGGAATGCGGCCAGGAATTCAAGATGCTGTCCCCGAAACATCTGAAGTCGCATGAGCTGACCGGCCGGGAGTATCGAATCAAGCACGGTTTTTCCATTCGCCAGCCCCTGTGCGCCAGGTCCCTTTCCGAACGTCGGAAAAAGGCCGGCAAGGAACGGGGCCTGCCGGAAAACCTGAAAAAGGTCATTGCCCGGCGCGGTAAAAAAGGCAAGACCACCAGGAAAAAGAAGTAG
- a CDS encoding zinc ribbon domain-containing protein: MPIYEYECASCNKTVEVIQGISEEPLSVCPSCSGKMRKLVSRSAFHLKGGGWYADGYSNGGPGCAAASSGSGSGDSAKAGASDCPGSCAKAAGGCPASS, translated from the coding sequence ATGCCCATTTACGAGTATGAATGCGCGTCTTGTAACAAGACAGTTGAAGTGATACAGGGAATTTCGGAAGAACCGCTTTCAGTATGTCCCTCCTGTTCCGGCAAGATGAGGAAACTGGTCTCCCGCAGTGCCTTTCATTTGAAGGGCGGCGGTTGGTATGCCGACGGTTACAGTAACGGCGGTCCGGGTTGCGCCGCCGCTTCTTCCGGCTCCGGTTCCGGCGACAGCGCTAAAGCCGGAGCCTCCGACTGCCCCGGTTCCTGCGCCAAGGCGGCCGGCGGCTGCCCGGCCTCGTCCTGA
- the queA gene encoding tRNA preQ1(34) S-adenosylmethionine ribosyltransferase-isomerase QueA — MDSGRNMVSDFDIKAYAYELPQENIAQAPAPDRDASRLLVLDRTTGKTGHRRFPDILEYLAPGDLLVVNDTRVFPARLIGRKETGGRVELFLLEYPRPLSEPGRLAGWGSETPPWSQAAAMGLIKSSKRPKPGARLLFGRDLEGTVVSFLASGKAEIRLRFQGELSELLASHGRVPLPPYIDRKCGDESWDRERYQTLFATRTGAVAAPTAGLHFSDPLLAAIRAKGVGLASITLHVGYGTFAPVRVQDIRDHRIHREYVSVSEETAARINAAKAAGGRIWAVGTTTVRALESAVAEDGTVRELSGWCGLYIYPGYRFRVIDNLITNFHLPGSSLLFLVSALVGRERLLHSYQEATDRNYRFYSYGDAMAVIA, encoded by the coding sequence ATGGATAGTGGGCGGAACATGGTATCGGATTTTGACATCAAGGCGTATGCCTACGAACTTCCCCAGGAGAATATCGCCCAGGCCCCGGCCCCTGACCGGGACGCCTCCCGGCTGCTGGTCCTGGACCGGACCACCGGCAAGACCGGTCATCGCCGGTTTCCGGACATCCTCGAATATCTCGCCCCGGGCGATCTCCTGGTGGTCAATGACACCCGGGTCTTCCCGGCCCGGCTCATCGGCAGGAAGGAGACCGGCGGCCGGGTGGAGTTGTTCCTGCTGGAGTATCCACGCCCGCTATCGGAACCAGGCCGGCTGGCCGGCTGGGGCAGCGAAACACCCCCCTGGTCCCAAGCCGCGGCCATGGGGCTTATCAAAAGCTCCAAACGGCCCAAACCAGGGGCCAGGCTCCTCTTTGGCAGGGACCTGGAGGGCACGGTGGTCTCATTTCTTGCCAGCGGCAAGGCCGAGATCCGCCTGCGCTTTCAGGGCGAGCTGTCGGAGCTGCTCGCCAGCCATGGCCGGGTGCCGCTGCCGCCATACATCGATCGGAAGTGCGGGGATGAATCATGGGACCGGGAACGGTACCAGACCCTGTTCGCCACCCGGACCGGGGCGGTGGCCGCCCCCACCGCCGGGCTCCACTTTTCCGATCCGCTCCTGGCGGCGATCAGGGCAAAAGGGGTGGGGCTGGCCTCAATCACCCTCCATGTGGGCTACGGTACCTTTGCTCCGGTCCGGGTCCAAGATATCAGGGACCATCGGATCCACCGGGAATATGTGAGCGTATCAGAGGAAACAGCGGCAAGGATCAACGCCGCCAAGGCGGCGGGCGGACGGATCTGGGCAGTGGGCACCACCACGGTCCGGGCCCTGGAATCAGCGGTTGCGGAAGACGGCACGGTCAGGGAACTGTCAGGCTGGTGCGGACTCTATATCTATCCGGGCTATCGCTTCCGGGTGATCGACAACCTGATCACCAACTTCCATCTGCCGGGGTCGTCCCTGCTGTTTCTGGTCTCGGCCCTGGTCGGCCGGGAACGCCTGCTGCACAGTTACCAGGAGGCGACTGACCGCAACTATCGCTTCTATAGTTACGGTGATGCCATGGCAGTCATCGCTTGA
- the mqnB gene encoding futalosine hydrolase, translating into MYLIIAATEMELAPVRAGLDPAMTGVEFLVSGIGPVETALNLTRHLAGHSGQYQAVINCGAAGAYLDSGPAPLDICLASAEVLAEVGICQNNGIVDLNGPDLRIRHEFDLDTPLLARAESLLAGLGIACKKGRFITVACVSGSEQRGNYLRDRFGAICENMEGAAVARVCEEFGLECLELRWISNLVEDRDRSRWQLAGAGAMGGRVTAELVTALLAGS; encoded by the coding sequence ATGTATCTGATAATAGCGGCTACGGAAATGGAGCTTGCGCCGGTGCGGGCCGGGCTCGATCCGGCAATGACTGGAGTGGAGTTTCTGGTCAGCGGGATAGGCCCGGTGGAGACGGCCCTTAACCTGACCCGCCACCTGGCCGGGCATTCTGGTCAATACCAGGCGGTGATCAACTGCGGGGCGGCCGGCGCCTACCTGGACAGCGGGCCTGCCCCTCTTGATATCTGCCTGGCCAGCGCGGAAGTGCTGGCCGAGGTTGGCATCTGCCAGAACAACGGGATTGTTGATCTGAACGGCCCGGATCTCCGGATCAGGCATGAATTCGATCTTGACACCCCGCTGCTGGCCCGGGCCGAGTCCCTGCTTGCCGGCCTGGGCATTGCCTGTAAAAAGGGACGGTTCATCACCGTGGCCTGCGTCAGCGGCAGCGAACAGCGGGGCAATTATCTCCGGGACCGGTTTGGCGCCATCTGCGAGAACATGGAAGGCGCGGCCGTGGCCCGGGTCTGTGAGGAGTTCGGCCTGGAATGCCTTGAGCTGCGCTGGATCAGCAACCTGGTGGAGGACCGCGACCGGAGCCGATGGCAACTGGCCGGGGCCGGCGCCATGGGCGGCCGGGTCACCGCCGAACTGGTCACCGCCTTGCTGGCCGGGTCTTAG
- a CDS encoding 1,4-dihydroxy-6-naphthoate synthase encodes MIEKQLTIGYSPCPNDTHIFYALTHGRVPLDGWRPATPVLADVETLNSWALAGRLDITKLSFHALAHVLDEYVLLRSGAALGRGCGPLLVASHAMDRSELSRVRVAIPGRYTTAALLLKLFAPGCDHTVAMPFDRIMPAIVAGRVNAGVIIHESRFTYPRYGLSLVRDLGSWWEEFSGRPIPLGGIVARRSLGPELLGRIEAAIRKSVCWAGVHPDACMGYIRQHAREMEERVVRDHINLYVNRFSEDLGDEGLAAVEFFLNQGREIGGLPLSRTPLSINS; translated from the coding sequence ATGATTGAAAAACAATTGACCATCGGCTATTCGCCCTGTCCCAATGATACCCATATCTTCTACGCCCTGACCCACGGCCGGGTGCCGCTGGATGGCTGGCGGCCGGCAACCCCGGTCCTGGCGGACGTGGAAACCTTGAACTCCTGGGCCCTTGCCGGCCGCCTTGATATCACCAAGCTCTCCTTTCACGCCCTGGCCCATGTGCTGGACGAGTATGTTCTGCTCCGTTCCGGCGCGGCCCTGGGTCGCGGCTGCGGGCCGCTGCTGGTGGCCAGTCACGCCATGGATCGATCCGAACTCAGCCGGGTCAGGGTGGCGATCCCGGGCCGGTATACCACCGCGGCCCTGCTGCTCAAGCTGTTTGCCCCGGGGTGTGACCACACCGTGGCAATGCCCTTTGACCGGATCATGCCCGCTATTGTTGCCGGCCGGGTCAACGCCGGGGTGATTATCCATGAGAGTCGTTTTACCTATCCCCGATACGGGCTTTCCCTGGTCCGGGACCTGGGCTCATGGTGGGAGGAGTTCTCCGGCCGGCCCATCCCCTTGGGCGGGATTGTTGCCCGCCGCTCCCTGGGGCCGGAGCTGCTCGGCCGGATCGAGGCGGCGATCCGTAAAAGCGTGTGCTGGGCCGGGGTCCATCCCGATGCCTGTATGGGATATATCCGGCAACATGCCCGGGAGATGGAGGAGCGGGTGGTCCGCGACCACATCAACCTGTACGTCAACCGTTTTTCCGAGGACCTGGGGGACGAGGGGTTGGCCGCGGTGGAGTTCTTTTTGAACCAGGGCCGGGAGATAGGCGGGCTGCCGTTGTCCCGAACACCTTTGTCGATCAACTCGTAA